In Pseudoliparis swirei isolate HS2019 ecotype Mariana Trench chromosome 9, NWPU_hadal_v1, whole genome shotgun sequence, a genomic segment contains:
- the LOC130199147 gene encoding rho-related GTP-binding protein RhoA-C-like, with the protein MAAIRKKLVIVGDGACGKTCLLIVFSKDQFPEVYVPTVFENYVADIEVDGKQVELALWDTAGQEDYDRLRPLSYPDTDVILMCFSIDSPDSLENIPEKWTPEVKHFCPNVPIILVGNKKDLRNDEHTRRELAKMKQEPVKADEARDMTNRINAFGYLECSAKTKDGVREVFEMATRAALQAKKRGKKSVCALL; encoded by the exons ATGGCTGCGATCAGAAAGAAGCTGGTGATCGTCGGCGACGGCGCCTGCGGCAAGACGTGTCTGCTCATCGTGTTCAGCAAGGATCAGTTCCCCGAGGTCTACGTGCCCACGGTGTTCGAGAACTACGTGGCCGATATCGAGGTGGACGGGAAACAG gtggagctggctCTGTGGGACACGGCGGGCCAGGAGGACTACGACCGCCTGAGGCCTCTGTCCTACCCCGACACGGACGTCATCCTCATGTGCTTCTCCATCGACAGCCCCGACAGTTTGG AGAACATTCCGGAGAAGTGGACCCCCGAGGTGAAGCACTTCTGCCCCAACGTGCCGATTATCCTGGTGGGGAACAAGAAGGACCTGCGCAACGACGAGCACACGCGCCGCGAGCTCGCCAAGATGAAGCAG GAGCCGGTGAAGGCGGACGAGGCGCGGGACATGACCAACCGGATCAACGCCTTCGGCTACCTGGAGTGCTCGGCCAAGACGAAGGACGGCGTGCGGGAGGTGTTCGAGATGGCCACCAGGGCGGCGCTGCAGGCCAAGAAGCGAGGCAAGAAGAGCGTCTGCGCCCTGCTATAG